From the SAR324 cluster bacterium genome, the window ATTGCGAGACAGTTTCAACTGCTCCGCGATCTGATGGATCGATAGTCCGTTTCCATCATCATGAAGCGCTTTTATTTTATAAATCATGTTCCACCTTTCCATAGTCCTCCCAAAAAAAATGATTCATCATTTTAACGGGAGTGCCATAGCAAGCTATGGCTTTTTTATCAATAAAGGTGGGTCAATTTTATTGTCCGCTACTGGGTCAGTTTACATGACCGGTAACAAGAGGATGGAAAAAACCGATTGACCGCTTGAAAATACCCAAATTGTAAGACAAACCCTACTTGGTTCGTGGGTGTCCGCATACTGCTAGCAATATCTTCAAGCTTTTGATTGAGAAAAAACGTCTGCTTCCTCTCCACACCAGAAAACTGGGGAGGATTTTCAAATGTTTTTTGCTCGTTTATACTGAGAATATTGAGTAGTGTACTCACCACATGATCTCTAAAAAATAGTCAATATTGATCTCTCTAAAGCGCGGTTGGTTTCTACTGGAATACCATGTTCTTAGGAAAACGTTGAAAACACTGGGATTTCTCTTATATTA encodes:
- a CDS encoding DUF4158 domain-containing protein; the protein is MVSTLLNILSINEQKTFENPPQFSGVERKQTFFLNQKLEDIASSMRTPTNQVGFVLQFGYFQAVNRFFPSSCYRSCKLTQ